The Bacteroidales bacterium genome has a window encoding:
- a CDS encoding phage integrase N-terminal SAM-like domain-containing protein: protein MSTLRKQLIQQMQLKGYSPVTIKTYVSNIAQIASFYNTPADLLTVDQIRDYILLNITGKKLSKSWMNSTISAVKILFCEV, encoded by the coding sequence TTCAGCAGATGCAGCTGAAAGGTTACAGTCCGGTAACCATCAAAACGTATGTGAGTAACATCGCGCAAATTGCATCATTTTACAATACACCTGCGGACCTGCTTACGGTTGATCAAATCCGGGATTACATCTTGCTTAACATCACAGGGAAGAAACTAAGTAAATCATGGATGAATTCGACCATCAGCGCTGTTAAAATTCTTTTTTGTGAGGTGT